In Nycticebus coucang isolate mNycCou1 chromosome 5, mNycCou1.pri, whole genome shotgun sequence, the DNA window CCATCTCATTCTATTGCTTTGTCTACTGAATAATTCTACCAGACTTTTATCATCCATGGCAAATTGCTCTTTGCCCCTCAAATTCATTCTTCCCTTTTTGGTGgacaccctccacccccagctaGAGGCAAAATTTCCCAGCTTTCTCTGTGGTTATGTGGTCAGGTGACTAAATTCTTACCCATGGAATGAGCTGAAATAATCTACACacttatttaaaaggaaattgctgccttggcctcttgttctttctctttcccatgAGCTGACATGTGAATCCGTCCAAGACCAGCTTCAACCATGCATGTAAAGTCAATACCCCACAGACTGTTGGGGCAACAGAAGGATGGACCCCATTTCTGAAGGATCACATGGAGAAAAGCCACCTTGCTCCTCAAAACTGTTGCTCAattcagaaatattaataatttctgttttctttagccCACCACAGTTTTGCAGCTCTAAGGTTACCTTGACTAACACAGGATTACCCATGCCAATAGGATTTCAGCCTTCCTTTCAATCTATCAGTGGCCACATTTCCAAATGCTCCTTGTCCTCCAATTATGAGTTATAAATCTTTCAATTCTATGGTAAGACTACACATAAAAATACTTTATGGCCTTTTGATGGAGGATGTTGTTAATTGCTTCCCCATCACCCATTTTGCCTTTTCCTGGCAACAATATTTGGATGTTTCCTTGTGGAACTtaactttctcccattctttgtCCTGTGATTAGGATGGGGTTGACTCACTTCCAGTTCTAGGGATAGTTCTTGATTGGATAAAGTTATTGAAGTATCTCCCTCCTGCTGGGGCTCAGGAAACAATGCTCCAAAGTATGGCACTTTGGCGTGCTGGGTGCTTTGAACAGAAGGACACTGGAAGGACTTCAGAGGCAAGAAGCTCTCCCTGACCTTTTCCTACCTACGTCTTCTCCTCCCTCCAGTTTTCAAAAGCAGGGCATAGAAAGTAGAGCTCTTCTCCCTCAAAGCAAGCTATAAAACCTAGAAATGAGATCGAGCGGCCGAGGCAAGATGGGTCAAAGTCAGAGTGGTAGCCATGGTCCTGGAGGTGGCAAGAAGGATGAcaaggataagaaaaagaaatacgaaCCTCCTGTACCAACCAGAgtggggaaaaagaagaagaaaacaaagggaccAGATGCAGCCAGTAAACTACCACTGGTGACACCTCACACTCAGTGCCGATTAAAATTGTTGAAGTTAGAGAGAATTAAAGACTATCTTCTCATGGAGGAGGAATTCATTAGAAATCAGGAACAAATGAAACCAttggaagaaaagcaagaggAGGAAAGATCAAAAGTGGATGATCTGAGGGGGACCCCAATGTCAGTAGGAACCTTGGAAGAGATCATTGATGACAATCATGCCATTGTGTCTACATCTGTGGGCTCAGAACACTATGTCAGCATCCTTTCATTTGTTGACAAGGATCTGCTGGAACCAGGCTGTTCAGTCCTGCTCAACCACAAGGTGCATGCTGTGATAGGGGTGCTGATGGATGACACCGATCCCCTGGTCACAGTGATGAAGGTGGAAAAGGCACCCCAAGAGACCTATGCTGATATTGGGGGCTTGGACAACCAAATCCAGGAAATTAAGGAATCTGTGGAGCTTCCTCTCACCCATCCTGAATATTATGAAGAGATGGGTATAAAGCCCCCTAAAGGGGTAATTCTCTATGGTCCACCTGGCACAGGTAAAACCTTGTTAGCCAAAGCAGTAGCAAACCAAACCTCGGCCACTTTCTTGAGAGTGGTTGGCTCTGAACTCATTCAGAAGTACCTAGGTGATGGGCCCAAACTTGTTCGGGAATTGTTTCGAGTTGCTGAAGAACATGCACCTTCCATCGTGTTTATTGATGAAATTGATGCCATTGGGACAAAAAGATATGACTCAAATTCTGGTGGTGAGAGAGAAATTCAGCGAACAATGTTGAAACTGTTGAACCAGTTGGATGGATTTGATTCAAGGGGAGATGTGAAAGTTATTATGGCTACAAACCGAATAGAAACTTTGGATCCAGCCCTTATCAGACCAGGCCGTATTGACAGGAAGATCGAGTTTCCCCTGCCTGATGAAAAGACTAAGAAGCGCATCTTTCAGATTCACACAAGCAGGATGACCCTGGCTGATGATGTAACTCTGGATGACTTGATCATGGCTAAAGATGACCTCTCTGGTGCTGACATTAAGGCAATTTGTACAGAAGCTGGTTTGATGGCTTTAAGAGAACGTAGAATGAAAGTAACAAATGAAGACttcaaaaaatctaaagaaaatgttctgtataAAAAACAAGAAGGCACCCCTGAGGGGCTTTATCTCTAGTGAACCACAGCTGCTATCAGGAAAATGGGAGTTTACCTGACCCCAGAGGGATGAGGTTGGAGAAGCTGCCTAGAGTTGTACGTTTTCCACTTGACTGATATTAGCAAACATCCTTTGTATCTTTTGGAATATGATGTATAAGCTGCCCCTTGGGTGGCCTTCATCTGCTGGTCAGTGTGCAGCACTCTGCTTCCCAATAAAGTGGGCTCTTgtcacagacaaaaaaaaaaaataaaataaataaaacctagaaATGTCATCTCTGAGCTCCCTTCTCTCTGGACCCTCAAGTGACAGGTATTCTGCCTTACACCAGAGATGGCTGAGAATCACCTGGACAAAAAGCCTTGCCAGTCTCCCCTCAGTCTATTGCCATTAAATCATAATCACATTGCTATGCGGCTGTCCAGTGCTCCTCAGACCTAAGTATACAAAATAGTTTATGCTCGGTTCTTGACTGTTTCTGAAGTCTCCTGTCTCAcataaaattttgttaaattcatttgctgtttttctcttgctAACCTGTTTTTTGTTATAGGACACTCAGCCATAACCCTACACTTCCCATTAAATACAATGGTAAGTTCAAAGATGAGTAGATAATCCAATTTGATCTAAAGAGCAAAAATGAGTCCTAAGACGTGCCACATTTCCCCCCAGATGTGAGATCTGGAACTGCTGTTGCCATTTTGTTACCATGAGCAGTCCCAGCCTAACCATGAAGGAAAGCAGAGCTGAGGAGTCACAGAACACTGAAACCGGAGTCATGGTGAGATTGTCTGAACTCTGAGTAATGACGCCAGAAGACAAACGTGCTCATATTTTGACTGCAGCTAATTTGAGTTGGGCAGTCTGTCACTTTCAACATAAAAACTCCTAACCTCCTTTggaaagaatcttttttttttttttaaatatggaatgcttcacgaatttgcgtgtcatccttgcgcaggggccatgttaatcttctctgtatcgttccaattgtagtatatgtgctgccgaagcgagcactttttgtttggtttttaatgCTCTTCCCTGTCAGCAAAATTCCTGTTCATTTTTCAAAGTTTGGGTTATCTCTCACCTGCTCTGTGAAACCTTCCATGAGTCTCTGCCAGCCCCACATCCCACAGCCAGATTGGTTTCTTCTTCTCTCAGTCCTCTCAAAATGCTTTGCATAGATTTTATTATCTTTGTCATGTGCTATAACTATTTACTTAAGAGTACATCTtgggctcggcccctgtagctcagcggctagggcaccagccacatacactggagctggcgggtttgaacccagtgcctggcaaacaataatgacaactacaaccaaaaaaatagctgggcatcgtggcagcctcccagctacttggacttaagtccaagagtttgaggttgctgtgagatgcgacatcatagcactctactgagggcgacatagtaagactctgtcacacacacacacacacacacacacacacacaaaagagtatatcttgtatattttcaaatagctaggaTGAGAGGATTTTGAGTGTCCACAGTGCAAAGAAATAATGACTGAGGTGATGGATTTGCTGATTGCTCTGATCTTATCATTATACATCACATGCATGTATTGAAATATTTCACTATCCCCATAACTCTGTGCAATTGTTATGTGTcgatgaaaaataataatttcttagaaAGGCTTTGTCTCCCCTAGAATACCTCatgactggtatttttttttttgcagttttgactggggccgggtttgaacccaccacccccgggtATATGGGActagtgtcctactccttgagccataggtgccgccccaatcATGTCTATTTTTACCATAAATTTTAGTCTTGCTTGGAATACAAGTGCTAAACCCATTTGTTATTCTTTATTAATGTATGAAGTAACCAAGAAAGTTTATTTCCATTCATAGGTAAGAAAACACTGACTTAAAATTAGATCTTTTCACAATTAGGATTTGTTCCTTTGTGAGATCATGAGCTACCCATCACTGGAGGTGAAGAAGCAGCCATGGGGTGTTCTGCTTACTATTATAAGTTCAAACCATTACacgtttaaaatttaaaatgtcacaCATCCATCATTTTCacaatgaaaatgtttctttccACTCATGTCTTCTTTCCTTTGTGGGACTATATGTATCTCTGCATGAACCTTGAAATGTTTACAGTTTCCCAAGCAATTAATACCTAATCATCTGAGATCACTTAAAAAAATGCATCTTAAAGACAGAGGAATGGACACAGTGACCTCTGGGGTTTTATGCCTTCCAACCTGAGTTGCATTGTTGAGTCACCAAAATGTGCAAGGTGCTGCAGGATTGTGGTGTAGGCGGGGACCATCCACATCCCAAAGGACGGGGACCAAGTCAGGACCTAGTCACTGGGCGTGAAACAGATCAGACCCCATCTTGAGGAGAACAAGTGAGTATGTCAAGATGCAGTTGTTCAACATGATTTAGACCCTACCAGGAAATCTGACTGCCTGCTCCAGCAGAGCAGAGGAAACTAAGACAGAGAACCCAGCCATAGCCAAGTTGCTCTGAAAGTACTGGAAAGATGTAACTCAACTTCAACTAGAAGGCAGGACCCTGAATTAGGGAAAATGAAGGCAAGAACTGGAGTTGAACCAGGCATATTGGGGTTTGGGTAAAGGCATTTGTATCTGTTGGGAGACTAGAATTGCATCAGACAGGGGAGAATAGGCAATAGCCTTCTGCTCTgggttttctgtgtttctttcagaGACTCCTAATGACTGGATGCAGTAGGCCTCATGTGAGCCCTGGGAGTCGTCCCTGGGGTGGGATGAAGAGTGGACCTCTGATACTCACAGCCCAGGTTCCCTGGTGCTCCTCAGGACACAGCCAGTCAGCAGAGCTTTGCAGTTATTCTGAAAGTGTCCCTAAGTCCTGTGTTACGCAGAGCAACAATTCAAATATCACTGTCATGTAGATTGTAATTGAGAAGTTTAAAGACGTGGTGCTggttctcataaaatatttgaaacatgTGGTCCCATTTGCTTGTCAGTAATGTAAAACTTGGAAGTTACAGATATCTTCAAACAACATGTATggtttttaagttatttaaagaTAATAAAGGCATATTCTTATGGTCCTcacagaatttgaggttgtgatTGTTTGAAATAGTATCCAGGATAAAGCTTAACCTGATATTTTATCTAAAGGGAAAGTTTGCCAAATGCAttaatagtaaaaacaaaattgaaagaagCATTTTTCAGTTAATTATGAAGGTAAACTGTTCTCAATCTTAGCAGAGATGCTAATTTATATGCAATGCATATGTCAAATCAGAGTTTATCTATTGCTAACTTATTACCTTCTAGTCAATAAAACTAGCTTCTTAGAAGCTATTATTATAGAAGCTTCTAGTTATGCTTAAAAGTAATAAAGGCTCACTTCTTCAGAAGGGCTTTATAATTCAGACTTTTCCTTAAATTAGCCAGAACTATGCAGAAAATTAGTTCTTATTGGGGAGTTTTCCGTTATGTGCAGGTTTTCCAACAGAAAACATTGGTGTTAGTGCAAGCAACATTTTATCTTTCATGGCATCCAAATACCTGACCAATTGTACATGCCCACCCCTCAGGTCTCCTGGGAAGACAGCAGAAAGTGAAATACTGAGTAACTAATCTCATTTCCCAAGGTGGCTTttaggctgaaaaaaaaaaaaaaatcctttcttagTATCCTTAGATAATTTTAGTCTTCTAATctcctgatttttatttctaaacacaTCCTCCCTTGAAATCCTTGCAAAAATGATgatgaaatatgaaaaagaaataagggaaagaaaaaatatctgtgcGAAAGGGATGAAGAGATAGAGAAAggatggaaaggaaaggagagggcaagagaaggaagggagtgaATAATGGAGACAGGAAGGGGGAGAAAAATGCACCAAAGAGGTAGGGAGAATtagatggagaaaaagaaggagggactTATGCAAATACACATGTGCAAAGTAAGATGGGTGGGGCgagaagagagaggaagtagaagaaaaataaaggaatgatgTATCCATAAACTCCTATCAACCTCCCACAAGGAGTGGTCCACTTCTTTTACATTTCCTGAAAGttccttttcttccccccccccccgcagaATCATCGCCAGCTGTAAGAGTTCCCTCTATATGTCTTTATTTCtataattcaaaagtcagaaaagaaaattattttcacattaaCATCTCATTAAATGCCTCCATATTTGTAGCTGGATCTGAATGCATTGTTTTTACACATCTGAATGCCTACTTGGAGCCATTGTCAGCCAGGGCATCCAGGCTAGGAGCCCTTCTGTCATGCATATGGGTaagtgggtggggtggggctgtgtCAGAATCATCCATCATCCTCCATCAGTGTCGCCACCACCTGCAGGGACCCAGCCAATGGGCAGTCAGTCACTCAGGCCTGACAGCTGGCTATCAGTCCCAGGTGGGGGCTATGCTCTGGGCTTCCAAGGTGTTAGCTGCTGGGGTGGCTCTTTTTGCTAAGATCTGTAAGTTGGAGAAAGCTCTCCACCTTCAGAATTACTAGGGTATTGGTGACTTTACTTGCCTGCATGACAACTATCCAGGGTCAGGCCAGTCAGTGGGGATATTTGTTCTGTATTTACCTAAAATTCTGGTTGATCAtcatttaaaatcaaatattgGACAGTTCAAACAAGAACAGTAAGCACTTGCATACATGGCAAAACATGAGTTTATTTTAGTGTCCAGACCTTAATACTCTGCAAATCCAGACTAAATCATGGCAGCCTAATTAGACAAAGTACTAAGGAGCTGTGGTTTTCTCTTTGTCATAAACACTCTGTTCCTCTGAATCCTTAATCCATGCCTCTTTCTTTAAGTTGAGGTGTATCAATTTCacctccataaaaaaaaaaagtttagcatCATAagtgtacagtgctatggctttTTGCACGTGTATACATAACCACCTCTTAGCCACAATGTGGCTTCTTTTTCAATCACATACCTCATAATACCCCATAGGACAGTAGCttatggatatttttatttcctttcttgaacCATAAACACTAAAAGATAGTGTTACTAGACAAAGAGTGTCCGGCTGCCTGTCCCTGTCAGCCAGTATACATAGACAGACCTAGGTCCCTCGCTTTGTTAGAAgcctgggattctggagaacagtgagtagcccctccaagactgttctgttcttccagttCCAAAGATCACAGCTTTATACCTAAAAGTTTGaagcaaagaccatattatcccttattttaaatagtaatcAGTATAACTTAGTGACCTATtgcaacattccaattcaaaagttaatctcccaaatcaatccacctaaactactcaagatgggcat includes these proteins:
- the LOC128586644 gene encoding 26S proteasome regulatory subunit 4-like, producing the protein MGQSQSGSHGPGGGKKDDKDKKKKYEPPVPTRVGKKKKKTKGPDAASKLPLVTPHTQCRLKLLKLERIKDYLLMEEEFIRNQEQMKPLEEKQEEERSKVDDLRGTPMSVGTLEEIIDDNHAIVSTSVGSEHYVSILSFVDKDLLEPGCSVLLNHKVHAVIGVLMDDTDPLVTVMKVEKAPQETYADIGGLDNQIQEIKESVELPLTHPEYYEEMGIKPPKGVILYGPPGTGKTLLAKAVANQTSATFLRVVGSELIQKYLGDGPKLVRELFRVAEEHAPSIVFIDEIDAIGTKRYDSNSGGEREIQRTMLKLLNQLDGFDSRGDVKVIMATNRIETLDPALIRPGRIDRKIEFPLPDEKTKKRIFQIHTSRMTLADDVTLDDLIMAKDDLSGADIKAICTEAGLMALRERRMKVTNEDFKKSKENVLYKKQEGTPEGLYL